A window of the Hevea brasiliensis isolate MT/VB/25A 57/8 chromosome 6, ASM3005281v1, whole genome shotgun sequence genome harbors these coding sequences:
- the LOC110644730 gene encoding protein SUPPRESSOR OF GENE SILENCING 3 translates to MEIAQAFDLFPLNDAHFRPFLGKNEEDETMLLLDAAFAEELQFQEALKASLITCQMPTSGTSAKPSVHVEVRGESSMGFCENCLGKKENDQLIKNGNCRHPICLECISKHVEAKIKLGMKTFTCPGLNCECVLQLETFKNVLSKDVLNLWEKALSRQLVPKLTCRKGLYAKTGSENGNGKHFTAGTSKILSPPEVKKIVQFSHHIAGTNDSAEADNEQIVPKRKYEETTSSNVPNKFLLPLREVRPVLHHKYNSHSVLSVSRENEGTKSASSSLKDMPAIFDDIPPMGQRLNRQHSNGSSPWKGSGEGQEKVADDVEKFETAFSGAATAADTDHGSDSDTLPDTDDYDSEASPRSPESCKKSKWFKKFLEGLEYLSVEETNDPARQWHCPACQYGAGAIKQYLGLQNLIKHAKTKGSTRVRLHQELAQLLEEKLHQATSAALGGEACGKWKGLKEEKKDHEIVWPPMVIITNTSHKKNEYNKWIGMTTQQLLDMFSTDDAVVKVQHFYNSNGHCGRSILIFESSLRGYLEAELLHMYFAEEGTGRNAWNSRPVYFLPSGERQLYGYMAVKEDVDTFNQYYSKGKPKLKYEMRSYQEMVVNRIRQMSKDNLQLPWLQNRVVEQQNHAKDLEESNGMLKVKLNNVTRDMEILRRKAKQQHEQDTEEMESLEQFYKDQIKTILEARKENDGDFENTQQKEVQENAEQSNANSSNRNDFIKNPEKEKGGVAESHKPIIPEEVGRAPIAREETMFPAVMRRRLQPMPVPRDEKRLAHLAKARASILRRELIMAD, encoded by the exons ATGGAAATAGCCCAAGCCTTTGATCTTTTTCCTCTAAATGATGCCCACTTCCGACCTTTCTTGGgcaaaaatgaagaagatgagactATGCTACTCTTAGATGCTGCATTTGCAGAAGAATTGCAGTTCCAGGAGGCTTTGAAGGCCTCTCTGATCACTTGTCAAATGCCAACTTCTgggacaagtgccaagccatcgGTTCATGTGGAAGTAAGAGGAGAATCCTCTATGGGTTTCTGCGAAAATTGCCTGGGGAAAAAAGAAAATGATCAGCTGATCAAGAATGGGAACTGTCGTCACCCAATTTGCTTGGAATGTATAAGCAAGCATGTGGAGGCAAAGATCAAATTGGGCATGAAGACTTTTACATGTCCAGGCTTAAACTGTGAATGTGTCTTACAATTGGAGACATTTAAGAATGTTCTCTCGAAGGATGTGCTCAACCTGTGGGAAAAGGCACTGTCTAGGCAGCTGGTTCCAAAACTTACTTGCAG AAAAGGATTGTATGCGAAGACAGGTTCAGAAAATGGCAATGGAAAGCATTTCACTGCTGGAACCAGTAAAATCCTATCACCACCAGAGGTGAAAAAAATTGTGCAGTTTAGTCACCACATAGCAGGTACTAATGATTCTGCAGAGGCTGATAACGAGCAGATAGTTCCTAAAAGGAAGTATGAGGAGACAACTTCAAGCAATGTGCcaaataaatttcttttgccgcTCAGAGAGGTTCGACCAGTGCTTCACCACAAATATAATTCTCATTCTGTATTATCAGTCAGCAGAGAAAACGAAGGGACCAAATCAGCTTCTAGCAGTCTCAAGGACATGCCTGCAATATTTGATGATATCCCTCCTATGGGACAAAGATTGAATAGGCAACATAGTAATGGTTCTAGTCCATGGAAGGGTTCAGGAGAAGGCCAAGAAAAAGTTGCAGACGATGTAGAGAAATTTGAAACTGCTTTTTCTGGTGCTGCTACTGCTGCAGACACTGATCATGGTAGTGACTCTGATACATTGCCTGATACTGATGACTATGATTCCGAAGCAAGTCCAAGGAGCCCTGAGAGTTGCAAGAAGAGCAAGTGGTTCAAGAAATTTCTTGAGGGATTGGAATATTTGAGTGTAGAGGAGACCAATGACCCAGCTAGACAGTGGCACTGTCCAGCATGTCAATATGGTGCAGGTGCCATCAAACAGTACTTAGGCCTGCAGAACCTGATCAAGCATGCCAAAACCAAAGGGTCGACAAGAGTGAGGCTCCACCAAGAGCTTGCACAACTGTTGGAAGAGAAGCTGCATCAGGCAACTTCTGCTGCTCTAGGAGGTGAAGCATGTGGTAAATGGAAAGGtctgaaagaagaaaagaaggatcaTGAGATAGTTTGGCCTCCTATGGTTATCATTACAAATACATCGCACAAAAAGAACGAGTACAATAAG TGGATTGGTATGACAACTCAACAGCTGCTGGACATGTTCAGCACAGACGATGCTGTTGTCAAGGTTCAACACTTCTACAATTCAAATGGACATTGTGGGAGGAGTATTTTGATTTTTGAGAGCTCACTGAGGGGTTATTTAGAAGCAGAGTTGCTGCATATGTATTTTGCAGAGGAAGGAACAGGTAGAAATGCTTGGAATAGTCGGCCAGTCTACTTCCTACCCAGTGGGGAGCGCCAACTTTATGGTTACATGGCAGTGAAAGAAGATGTGGACACCTTCAACCAGTACTATTCGAAAG GAAAGCCTAAGCTAAAATATGAGATGAGATCCTACCAAGAAATGGTGGTGAACAGAATCAGGCAAATGAGTAAAGACAACCTTCAGCTTCCCTGGTTGCAGAACAGAGTCGTTGAGCAACAAAATCATGCAAAAGACCTTGAAGAATCCAATGGCATGTTGAAGGTGAAGCTAAACAACGTAACCAGGGATATGGAGATCTTGAGACGAAAAGCCAAACAGCAGCATGAGCAGGACACGGAAGAG ATGGAATCTCTAGAGCAATTTTACAAGGACCAAATCAAAACCATTCTTGAAGCAAGAAAAGAGAACGATGGGGACTTTGAGAATACACAGCAGAAGGAAGTGCAAGAAAATGCAGAGCAATCAAATGCAAATTCTTCAAACAGAAATGATTTCATAAAGAACCcggagaaagaaaaaggaggGGTGGCAGAGAGCCATAAGCCAATAATACCAGAAGAGGTCGGTAGAGCTCCCATTGCAAGGGAGGAGACAATGTTCCCGGCAGTGATGAGAAGGAGACTCCAACCCATGCCAGTTCCTAGAGATGAAAAACGCCTAGCGCACTTGGCAAAGGCAAGAGCCTCAATTTTAAGGAGAGAGCTCATCATGGCAGACTAA